One genomic segment of Chitinophaga sancti includes these proteins:
- a CDS encoding alpha/beta hydrolase produces the protein MTHQKNIVTAGVPLSQAKKALIMIHGRGAGAQDIISLATYLNVGDYALLAPQASGHTWYPYSFMAPVAQNEPGLSSAISILESIVADVIAAGIPASNIYFLGFSQGACLTLEYVTRHAQQYGGVVAFTGGLIGASLEMSNYKGDFAGTPVFIGSSDPDMHVPVTRVRESETIMKTMGADITVKVYPGMGHTVSQDEVETANALVFK, from the coding sequence ATGACACATCAGAAAAATATAGTGACGGCAGGAGTGCCGCTCTCACAGGCAAAGAAGGCCCTGATCATGATACATGGACGTGGGGCGGGTGCACAGGACATCATTTCTCTGGCTACTTATCTGAATGTAGGTGATTATGCATTGCTTGCCCCACAGGCAAGTGGGCATACCTGGTATCCTTATTCATTTATGGCGCCGGTAGCGCAGAATGAACCGGGATTGAGCAGTGCTATTAGTATATTGGAATCTATTGTAGCCGATGTGATTGCCGCAGGCATTCCGGCATCCAACATCTACTTCCTGGGCTTTTCACAAGGGGCCTGTCTTACGTTGGAATACGTAACCCGTCATGCACAGCAGTATGGTGGCGTAGTGGCGTTCACCGGGGGTTTGATTGGCGCTTCTTTAGAGATGTCTAATTATAAGGGAGACTTTGCCGGCACACCTGTGTTCATCGGCAGCAGCGATCCGGATATGCATGTACCGGTGACAAGGGTTCGTGAAAGTGAAACGATCATGAAAACAATGGGCGCGGATATAACTGTAAAAGTATATCCGGGTATGGGCCACACCGTGAGCCAGGATGAGGTGGAAACCGCGAATGCATTGGTATTTAAATAA